The following are encoded together in the Glycine max cultivar Williams 82 chromosome 8, Glycine_max_v4.0, whole genome shotgun sequence genome:
- the LOC100778046 gene encoding COP1-interactive protein 1, which translates to MVKHRFRDSIKSLFGSHIDPNKEEQLQEAKAEIEDKVKRILKLIKEDDLEEDGTPVELSKKEPLVELIEDFHNQYQSLYAQYDHLTCELRKKINGKQEKGSSSSSSDSDSDSDYSSKEKDKKNGQLENEFQKKIDGLRQELEVVHIEVAESNRKLTITHEEKEDLNSKYLAALSKIQEADKINMDLKTDAEALGTQRSKLLVENAELNKQLETAGKIKAELSQKLEDLMAEKDSLTIEKETALQQNEEEKKITDGLRTLVDQLKDEKLALGKELEAVAGELSILKQQLEHTEQQMTDISHNLKVAEEENESLKVKHSQASNEVQLAHNRIQDFVAESSQLKEKLDESGREISALTQMHEGYQKESSNQIRELETQLTSLEQELESLQNQKRDMEEQIKSSTTEARELGEHNSGLQNQISEHEIKSREREEELSAMMKKLEDNENESSSKMSDLTSQINKLLADIGTLHAQKNELEEQIISKSDEASTQFKSITNELNALQQEVESLQHQKSDLEVQLVEKIQENSEYVIQIQTLKEEIDRKILGQERLLEDKENLAMQLRTLELEMNTIKNKNIEAEEQIRAKSHEISHMSQGMLELHEKIAEIEKISTDRESHFLVLQEKIINTEKAVSAKIQASSEQIKNLGHDLASLQQEKQELEQQCEKLKLEVDSVQNRKSEVEEQMRAKEHENSGLREENLGLQGTITVLEKTIAEKEAELSTLQEKLHEKESEASGQITSFTVQIDNLKHDLVSVQNEKHELEQQCEKLKMELDSTNNRKGEIEEQLIAKDRENTKLRGEILGLQGTITALEKTLAEKESELSTLQEKLHANESKASGQITTFTVQIDNLEHDLVSVQNEKHELEQQCEKLRMELDSTHNQNGEVEEQMRAKDHENTELREEILGLHGTITALEKTLVEKESELSTLQEKLHEKESEASGQITAFTAQIDNLKHDLVSLQNEKHELEQQCEKLKMELDSTHNQKSEVEEQSRAKGHENTELREEILGLQGTITALEKTLAEKESDLSTLQEKLREKESEASRKIIAFTSQIDNLQKDLLSFQKTKEELELHCEKISKEHAQSLVMVENEKNDMSSRTMDLKRSLEEREESYQKLNIEYKQIDSLFKEWMVKLEVAEKKIEEMAGEFHEGIESKDQKIADLEHTVEELKRDLEEKGDEISTSLENVRMLEVKLRLSNQKLRVTEQLLSEKEESFWKTEEKFQQDQRALEDRIATLSAIITANNEAFDEIVSNLKECANSVTTGIETISWKVSDDCKNFKDSVSNVSHELGVAKDHVREMKREKEQLKRDKRHLLEQLQVKNEQEVTLRKSVEKLEAKASKEESEKMNLTTTVVQLKKTVGELEKMMKEKEDGMLDLGEEKREVIRQLCLWIDYHRSRYDYLKDILSKSRRGQRAA; encoded by the exons ATGGTGAAACATCGCTTTAGAGACTCTATTAAATCTTTGTTTGGAAGTCACATTGACCCTAATAAAGAAGAGCAGCTCCAGGAAGCTAAAGCAG AAATTGAAGACAAAGTGAAAAGGATATTGAAACTTATTAAAGAGGACGACCTTGAAGAGGATGGTACCCCAGTAGAACTTTCTAAGAAGGAACCGCTTGTTGAACTGATTGAAGATTTCCACAATCAATACCAATCACTGTATGCACAATATGATCATCTAACGTGCGAGTTAAGGAAAAAGATCAATGGCAAGCAAGAAAAGGGGAGTTCTTCATCCAGCTCAGACTCTGATTCAGATTCAGATTATTCTTCAAAGGAGAAAGACAAGAAAAATGGACAACTGGAAAAtgaatttcaaaagaaaattgatgGCTTAAGGCAAGAACTTGAAGTGGTGCATATAGAAGTGGCTGAATCAAATCGGAAGTTGACAATCACACATGAAGAGAAGGAGGATCTTAATTCAAAATATCTTGCAGCATTGAGCAAGATACAAGAAGCAGACAAAATTAACATGGATTTGAAAACTGATGCTGAAGCATTAGGCACTCAAAGATCAAAACTTTTGGTTGAGAATGCTGAACTAAATAAACAACTGGAGACTGCTGGTAAAATAAAAGCTGAACTGAGTCAAAAATTGGAAGACTTAATGGCAGAAAAAGATAGTTTGACCATAGAGAAGGAAACAGCTCTCCAACAGAATGAGGAGGAAAAGAAGATTACTGATGGCCTGAGAACCCTTGTTGATCAACTGAAAGATGAGAAATTAGCACTTGGCAAAGAGTTAGAGGCAGTTGCAGGTGAACTTTCCATTCTGAAACAGCAGTTGGAACATACAGAACAGCAAATGACAGATATAAGCCACAATCTGAAAGTCGCCGAGGAAGAAAATGAATCTTTAAAAGTGAAACATTCACAGGCTTCGAATGAGGTACAGCTGGCTCACAATAGAATACAAGATTTTGTAGCTGAATCAAGTCAGTTAAAGGAGAAACTCGATGAGAGTGGAAGGGAAATTTCTGCCCTCACTCAGATGCATGAAGGGTATCAGAAAGAATCCTCAAATCAAATCAGGGAACTGGAGACACAACTCACAAGCCTTGAGCAGGAATTAGAATCTCTGCAAAACCAGAAGAGAGATATGGAAGAGCAAATTAAGAGCAGCACCACTGAAGCAAGGGAATTAGGAGAGCACAATTCAGGACTACAAAACCAAATATCAGAACATGAAATAAAGTccagagaaagagaagaggagctatctgctatgatgaagaaaCTCGAAGATAATGAGAATGAATCATCTTCTAAAATGTCAGATTTAACATCACAGATAAACAAGCTGCTGGCTGATATAGGCACATTACATGCTCAGAAGAATGAATTGGAAGAGCAGATCATTTCTAAAAGTGATGAAGCTTCGACACAATTCAAAAGCATTACAAATGAGTTGAATGCGTTGCAGCAAGAAGTGGAGTCCCTCCAACACCAGAAATCCGACTTGGAAGTTCAGTTAGTGGAAAAAATCCAAGAAAATTCCGAGTATGTGATTCAAATACAAACTCTGAAAGAGGAAATTGACAGAAAAATCCTGGGACAAGAGAGACTCCTGGAAGACAAGGAAAATTTAGCCATGCAGCTAAGGACATTGGAATTAGAGATGAACActataaagaacaaaaacattgaAGCTGAAGAGCAAATAAGGGCTAAAAGCCATGAGATCAGTCACATGAGTCAGGGAATGTTGGAGCTACATGAAAAAATAGcagaaatagagaaaatatcAACAGATAGAGAATCACATTTCTTAGTTCTCcaggaaaaaattattaacacagAGAAAGCAGTTTCAGCTAAAATACAGGCCTCCAGTGAACAAATTAAGAATCTTGGACATGATTTGGCATCCCTGCAGCAGGAGAAACAGGAATTAGAACAGCAGTGTGAAAAGCTGAAGTTGGAGGTGGATTCCGTACAGAACCGGAAGAGTGAAGTTGAAGAACAAATGAGAGCTAAAGAGCATGAGAACTCTGGGCTGAGAGAGGAAAATTTGGGATTGCAGGGAACAATTACTGTGCTGGAGAAAACAATAGCCGAGAAAGAGGCAGAGTTATCCACTTTACAGGAAAAGCTTCATGAAAAAGAGAGCGAGGCTTCAGGCCAAATAACTTCCTTCACTGTCCAAATTGATAATCTCAAACATGATTTGGTGTCTGTGCAGAATGAGAAACATGAATTAGAACAGCAGTGTGAAAAGCTGAAGATGGAGCTGGATTCTACAAACAACCGGAAGGGTGAAATTGAAGAGCAGCTGATAGCTAAAGACCGTGAGAACACCAAATTGAGAGGGGAAATTTTGGGACTGCAGGGAACAATAACTGCACTGGAGAAAACATTAGCTGAGAAAGAGTCAGAGTTATCCACTTTGCAGGAAAAGCTTCATGCAAACGAGAGCAAGGCTTCAGGCCAAATAACTACCTTCACTGTCCAAATTGATAATCTCGAGCATGATTTGGTGTCGGTGCAGAATGAAAAACATGAATTAGAACAGCAGTGTGAAAAGCTGAGAATGGAGCTGGATTCCACACACAACCAGAACGGTGAAGTTGAAGAGCAGATGAGAGCTAAAGACCATGAGAACACCGAACTGAGAGAGGAAATTTTGGGATTGCATGGAACAATTACTGCACTGGAGAAAACATTAGTTGAGAAAGAGTCAGAGTTATCCACTTTACAGGAAAAGCTTCACGAAAAAGAGAGTGAGGCTTCAGGCCAAATAACTGCCTTCACGGCCCAAATTGATAATCTAAAACATGATTTGGTGTCCCTGCAGAATGAGAAACATGAATTAGAACAGCAGTGTGAAAAGCTGAAGATGGAGCTGGATTCCACACACAACCAGAAGAGTGAAGTTGAAGAGCAATCGAGAGCTAAAGGCCATGAGAACACTGAACTAAGAGAGGAAATTTTGGGACTACAGGGAACAATTACTGCACTGGAGAAAACATTAGCTGAGAAAGAGTCAGACTTATCTACTTTACAGGAAAAGCTTCGTGAAAAAGAGAGTGAGGCTTCAAGGAAAATAATTGCCTTCACATCCCAAATTGATAATCTGCAAAAAGACTTGCTTTCCtttcagaaaacaaaagaagaactGGAGCTCCACTGTGAAAAAATTAGCAAAGAACATGCACAAAGCCTTGTAATGGtagagaatgaaaagaatgacATGTCCAGCAGAACTATGGATCTTAAGAGATCACTGGAAGAGCGAGAAGAATCATATCAGAAGTTGAATATagaatataaacaaattgaTAGTTTGTTTAAGGAATGGATGGTCAAACTTGAAGTTGCAGAGAAGAAGATTGAAGAAATGGCAGGAGAGTTTCATGAAGGCATTGAGTCGAAAGATCAGAAGATAGCTGATTTGGAACATACGGTGGAAGAGCTAAAAAGAGACCTAGAAGAGAAAGGAGATGAAATCAGTACTTCGCTTGAGAATGTTCGGATGCTTGAGGTTAAGCTTCGTCTGTCAAACCAGAAGCTCCGGGTCACAGAACAATTACTGAGTGAGAAGGAAGAAAGCTTTTGGAAGACAGAGGAAAAGTTTCAGCAAGATCAGAGAGCCCTTGAGGACAGGATTGCTACTTTGTCAGCAATAATAACTGCCAACAATGAAGCTTTTGATGAAATTGTCTCTAATCTTAAAGAGTGTGCAAACAGTGTCACGACTGGCATAGAAACTATAAGCTGGAAAGTTTCTGATGACTGTAAAAATTTCAAGGACAGTGTCTCAAACGTCTCACACGAGCTTGGGGTTGCAAAGGACCATGTGAGGGAgatgaaaagggaaaaagaacagttaaagagagacaaaaggcACTTGTTGGAGCAGCTGCAGGTTAAAAATGAACAGGAAGTGACTTTGAGGAAGAGTGTTGAGAAGCTTGAGGCAAAGGCAAGCAAGGAGGAATCAGAGAAGATGAATCTGACAACAACTGTAGTTCAACTAAAGAAGACAGTGGGAGAGTTAGagaaaatgatgaaagagaAAGAGGATGGCATGTTGGACTTGGGAGAGGAGAAGAGGGAGGTCATCAGGCAACTGTGTTTGTGGATTGATTATCACCGCAGTCGTTACGACTATCTCAAGGACATTCTATCAAAGTCTCGCAGAGGCCAGAGAGCTGCATAA